In Dermacentor andersoni chromosome 4, qqDerAnde1_hic_scaffold, whole genome shotgun sequence, the following proteins share a genomic window:
- the LOC126537865 gene encoding uncharacterized protein, producing the protein MPKNQNTLACYLDKKTRTTQDVHFSAPSQLPKVTQTQATSGTRLYHCSAAEIAFTSGFATAVSQHVGDNAYEIIGPDHESPQGANNISVAEVSPIPLGSYHDR; encoded by the exons atgccaaaaaatcaaaatacattggcatgttatttggacaagaaaacta ggacaacccaggacgtgcatttctcagcacccagtcaactgccaaaagtgactcaaacacaggccacca gtggaactcggctgtaccactgcagtgctgcggaaattgccttcaccagcggctttgcaacagctgtttcgcagcatgtcg gagacaatgcctacgaaattattggccctgatcatgagagccctcaaggggcaaacaacatctctgttgcagaagtgagcccgataccacttggaagttaccatgacagatga